The following proteins are encoded in a genomic region of Gossypium hirsutum isolate 1008001.06 chromosome D05, Gossypium_hirsutum_v2.1, whole genome shotgun sequence:
- the LOC107957921 gene encoding 3-dehydrosphinganine reductase TSC10B isoform X2 has protein sequence MVLFGLLLLPILLLLLYFIVRPRPINIPIKNRHVFITGGSMGIGLAIAKQAASEGARISLLARSVDRLQKAKESICQAYEVEVSIFSADVRDYDAVERAIKEAGPIDVLVVNHGVYYMEEFETQGLDVMKTMVDVNLMGSFNVIKAALPLMKDKKDKGPASIALMSSMAGQAGIYGFAAYSATKFGLRGLAEALQQELLVNNIHLSIIFPPVTETSARERMPEITKIILESSPGMKAEEVGKITIQSIKSGSFSIPCRLDGRAVAIATAGLSPQTSFLMASIEVVFAGLFRFVALLLQWRGYEIIEKYNYSHKKQQVE, from the exons ATGGTGCTCTTCGGTCTTCTCCTCCTACCAatccttctcctcctcctctacTTCATCGTTCGGCCCCGGCCCATTAACATACCTATTAAAAACCGACACGTTTTCATAACAGGCGGTTCAATGGGCATCGGGCTAGCCATAGCCAAACAAGCTGCATCGGAGGGAGCGCGTATTTCCCTCTTGGCTCGCTCCGTTGACCGGCTCCAAAAAGCAAAGGAATCAATCTGTCAAGCCtatgaagtcgaggtctcgatCTTTAGTGCTGATGTTCGTGACTACGATGCCGTTGAGCGTGCGATAAAAGAGGCTGGCCCTATCGATGTTCTAGTAGTTAACCATGGGGTGTATTACATGGAGGAGTTTGAGACCCAAGGACTAGATGTGATGAAGACGATGGTAGACGTGAATCTGATGGGAAGCTTCAATGTCATCAAAGCAGCTTTGCCGTTAATGAAGGATAAAAAGGACAAGGGACCTGCCTCCATTGCTCTTATGTCTTCAATGGCCGGCCAG gCGGGTATATATGGTTTTGCGGCTTACTCAGCAACCAAATTTGGGCTCAGAGGACTAGCAGAGGCATTGCAACAGGAACTTTTGGTGAACAACATTCATCTCTCTATCATTTTCCCTCCCGTTACTGAAACTTCGG CAAGGGAGAGAATGCCGGAAATCACCAAGATCATATTGGAGTCATCTCCTGGAATGAAAGCTGAAGAAGTTGGGAAGATAACAATACAAAGCATTAAATCAGGAAGTTTTAGCATACCCTGCAGGCTTGATGGACGAGCAGTGGCAATAGCTACAGCTGGTTTATCCCCTCAGACATCTTTCCTCATGGCATCTATTGAAGTGGTTTTTGCAGGTCTATTTCGCTTTGTAGCTCTGCTTTTGCAATGGAGAGGCTATGAGATTATAGAAAAATACAACTACTCGCATAAAAAACAGCAAGTGGAATAA
- the LOC107957921 gene encoding 3-dehydrosphinganine reductase TSC10B isoform X1, with the protein MVLFGLLLLPILLLLLYFIVRPRPINIPIKNRHVFITGGSMGIGLAIAKQAASEGARISLLARSVDRLQKAKESICQAYEVEVSIFSADVRDYDAVERAIKEAGPIDVLVVNHGVYYMEEFETQGLDVMKTMVDVNLMGSFNVIKAALPLMKDKKDKGPASIALMSSMAGQAGIYGFAAYSATKFGLRGLAEALQQELLVNNIHLSIIFPPVTETSGIEQARERMPEITKIILESSPGMKAEEVGKITIQSIKSGSFSIPCRLDGRAVAIATAGLSPQTSFLMASIEVVFAGLFRFVALLLQWRGYEIIEKYNYSHKKQQVE; encoded by the exons ATGGTGCTCTTCGGTCTTCTCCTCCTACCAatccttctcctcctcctctacTTCATCGTTCGGCCCCGGCCCATTAACATACCTATTAAAAACCGACACGTTTTCATAACAGGCGGTTCAATGGGCATCGGGCTAGCCATAGCCAAACAAGCTGCATCGGAGGGAGCGCGTATTTCCCTCTTGGCTCGCTCCGTTGACCGGCTCCAAAAAGCAAAGGAATCAATCTGTCAAGCCtatgaagtcgaggtctcgatCTTTAGTGCTGATGTTCGTGACTACGATGCCGTTGAGCGTGCGATAAAAGAGGCTGGCCCTATCGATGTTCTAGTAGTTAACCATGGGGTGTATTACATGGAGGAGTTTGAGACCCAAGGACTAGATGTGATGAAGACGATGGTAGACGTGAATCTGATGGGAAGCTTCAATGTCATCAAAGCAGCTTTGCCGTTAATGAAGGATAAAAAGGACAAGGGACCTGCCTCCATTGCTCTTATGTCTTCAATGGCCGGCCAG gCGGGTATATATGGTTTTGCGGCTTACTCAGCAACCAAATTTGGGCTCAGAGGACTAGCAGAGGCATTGCAACAGGAACTTTTGGTGAACAACATTCATCTCTCTATCATTTTCCCTCCCGTTACTGAAACTTCGGGTATTGAACAAG CAAGGGAGAGAATGCCGGAAATCACCAAGATCATATTGGAGTCATCTCCTGGAATGAAAGCTGAAGAAGTTGGGAAGATAACAATACAAAGCATTAAATCAGGAAGTTTTAGCATACCCTGCAGGCTTGATGGACGAGCAGTGGCAATAGCTACAGCTGGTTTATCCCCTCAGACATCTTTCCTCATGGCATCTATTGAAGTGGTTTTTGCAGGTCTATTTCGCTTTGTAGCTCTGCTTTTGCAATGGAGAGGCTATGAGATTATAGAAAAATACAACTACTCGCATAAAAAACAGCAAGTGGAATAA
- the LOC121217841 gene encoding probable LL-diaminopimelate aminotransferase, chloroplastic, with translation MYYSQFLSRVCMPHAVLLQPKESWNSSKSNDEIIVGHCTKVPRNSNLENLRSGYLFPEISRHESEHLRRNPDASLIRLGIGDTTQPIPDTITLAMAEQVRGLSTIQGYRGYGAEQGNMPLRKAIAGKFYQDMGIKANEIFVSDGAQCDISRLQMLLGSNVTVAVQDPSFPAYIDSSVLVGQAGELEEETGKYGNIIYMNCGPENDFFPDLSTIPRTDIIFLCSPNNPTGHAASWQQLKQLVAFAKANGSIIVHDSAYAAYIRDGSPRSIFAIPGAKEVAIEISSFSKFAGFTGVRLGWTVVPEELLYSNGFPVIKDFNRIVCTCFNGASNIAQAGGLACLSTDGYQDLCKVIDYYMENAKILVDGFTSLGWKVYGGKNAPYIWVHFPGMSSWNVFAEILKKTNIVTIPGRGFGPAGEEYIRVSAFGQRQITLEALRRLNSFL, from the exons ATGTATTATTCTCAGTTCTTATCCCGGGTTTGCATGCCTCATGCAGTGTTATTACAACCTAAAGAAAGTTGGAACAG TTCAAAATCAAATGATGAAATCATAGTTg GTCATTGCACGAAGGTCCCACGAAATTCGAACTTGGAGAACCTACGTAGTGGATATCTTTTTCCTGAG ATATCCAGGCATGAATCTGAACACTTGCGGAGGAACCCAGATGCAAGCTTAATAAGACTTGGAATTGGCGATACAACACAGCCTATACCAGACACCATAACACTAGCAATGGCTGAG CAAGTTCGTGGCCTATCAACGATTCAAGGTTATAGAGGATATGGAGCTGAACAAGGCAACATG CCATTAAGGAAGGCAATTGCAGGAAAATTTTACCAGGATATGGGTATTAAAGCTAATGAGATTTTCGTATCGGACGGTGCACAATGCGACATTTCTCGCCTTCAG ATGCTTCTAGGATCCAATGTTACAGTGGCTGTGCAGGACCCATCTTTCCCT GCCTATATTGATTCAAGTGTCCTGGTTGGTCAAgctggtgagttagaagaggaaaCAGGCAAGTATGGGAACATTATCTATATGAACTGCGGGCCTGAGAATGATTTCTTCCCTGATCTATCAACAATCCCAAGGACAGATATCATTTTCCTTTGTTCACCAAACAATCCCACGGGCCATGCTGCATCATGGCAGCAACTAAAGCAACTCGTAGCGTTCGCAAAGGCCAATGGGTCGATCATAGTGCATGACTCTGCCTATGCTGCTTATATCAGAGATGGAAGCCCGAGGTCCATCTTTGCAATTCCTGGAGCCAAAGAG GTTGCCATTGAAATTTCATCCTTCTCCAAATTTGCTGGTTTTACAGGCGTCCGACTTGGCTGGACGGTGGTCCCTGAGGAGCTCTTGTACTCCAACGGCTTCCCTGTTATAAAGGATTTCAACCGCATTGTTTGCACTTGCTTTAATGGCGCATCAAATATTGCCCAGGCTGGAGGCCTTGCATGCCTTTCAACAGATGGTTATCAG GACCTATGCAAGGTGATTGACTACTACATGGAGAATGCTAAAATACTGGTAGATGGATTTACATCACTTGGATGGAAGGTTTATGGTGGGAAGAATGCACCCTATATATGGGTACACTTTCCAGGAATGAGTTCCTGGAATGTATTCGCTGAAATTCTGAAGAAAACAAACATAGTGACAATTCCAGGGAGGGGATTTGGACCTGCGGGCGAAGAGTATATTAGAGTCAGTGCATTTGGTCAAAGACAAATTACTTTAGAAGCTTTAAGGCGGCTCAATTCTTTTCTATAA